A genomic window from Natronoarchaeum mannanilyticum includes:
- a CDS encoding Kiwa anti-phage protein KwaB-like domain-containing protein: MSLNLNPIEKLKEAREYAEGNTEAEFLLVRERNGSPQVGKLPIGKTVQQEIADNFAQDLTTHIDNLREGDTRTRPLDVANTISEESIIQCAPVSDLPNSELFQILVSRDHHGSTTYTEDPKPDFQLIRISEPDGKILAGVQSYSGVELVDTTKKLSLQYSGKEYERFKGDMLVIKPGVNAVYYDGWLFVISPKSFESMFNMREEYEKRAKEAIDGFEDAGIRFADKEKTTNWLLGHINMLRGMYEIYDAEIHQQATPSQIETMIKNYELNERFSLSYVRQNGEIELDVAEYVHTWKLLKLLSGKYAEDNIMGTQWEIDSGQRL, from the coding sequence ATGTCGCTCAACCTGAATCCGATCGAGAAACTCAAAGAGGCCCGCGAATACGCCGAAGGGAATACAGAAGCTGAGTTCCTCCTTGTCCGTGAAAGAAATGGTTCCCCACAAGTCGGGAAACTTCCAATTGGAAAAACAGTCCAACAAGAAATTGCGGATAACTTCGCTCAGGATCTGACGACCCACATCGACAATCTTAGAGAAGGCGACACTCGAACTCGTCCTCTTGATGTGGCGAATACCATTTCAGAAGAATCAATCATTCAATGTGCACCAGTAAGTGATCTCCCGAACTCTGAATTGTTCCAGATTTTGGTTTCGAGAGACCACCATGGTTCCACAACATATACCGAAGATCCGAAGCCAGATTTCCAACTTATCCGTATCAGCGAACCGGATGGGAAAATCCTAGCTGGGGTTCAGTCATATAGCGGAGTCGAATTAGTTGACACTACAAAAAAGCTATCACTTCAATACAGCGGAAAAGAATACGAGCGGTTCAAAGGAGATATGCTCGTGATCAAACCCGGTGTCAACGCTGTTTATTATGACGGCTGGCTATTCGTTATCAGCCCAAAGAGCTTCGAGAGCATGTTCAATATGCGGGAGGAGTATGAGAAGCGGGCAAAAGAAGCAATCGACGGTTTCGAAGATGCCGGAATTCGATTTGCAGATAAAGAAAAGACCACAAATTGGCTATTAGGTCACATCAATATGTTACGGGGGATGTACGAGATTTATGACGCCGAGATCCACCAGCAAGCTACGCCCTCTCAAATTGAAACGATGATTAAAAACTACGAGCTCAACGAGCGTTTCTCGCTAAGCTATGTTCGCCAGAACGGTGAAATTGAACTGGATGTTGCTGAGTATGTCCATACTTGGAAGTTGTTGAAATTATTGAGCGGGAAGTATGCTGAGGACAATATCATGGGAACACAGTGGGAAATTGATAGTGGCCAACGTTTGTAA